A genomic segment from Bradyrhizobium sp. ISRA430 encodes:
- a CDS encoding EAL domain-containing protein, whose product MRLIRCLAPIALGLMILVGACPARALDAVSVRSDAPAIDLTGVLEHQRSDTDRIQVSTAPGTDGIVRRIEVRAREGGQNWVVFALANNTDDQLDRLIVAPHYRIVSSGLLWPDLGLSRIATITPSVGDRPERQESATADVFRITLDPGAVVTFVAELRTDKLPQLYLWEPEAYKDKVNSFTLYQGIVIGISGLLALVLTILFVVKGSIMFPAAAALAWAVLVYIGVDFGFWGKVLDMSNNAERIWRAAGEAILAATLLVFLFAYLNLSRWHVRYSHITVGWLAFLGSLVALALFDPAVASGIARMSLVLIAFAGFALIVYLSTHGFDRAVLLIPTWFLLVVWVVAAGMTVAGSVTNDIVGPALLGGLVLIVMLIGFTVMQHAFAGGGATTGVVSDIERRALALAGSGDLIWDWDVSADKVFTSPETEALLGLKRGTLEGPAASWLEVLHPLDQDRFRAALDSVLDQRRGRLVQDFRLRTPDGHFMWFALKARPVVGSDGEVSRVVGTLTDVTELRNAEERLLHDSVHDNLTGLPNRKLFMDRLGAVAHFAKTMPTLRPTLMVIDLDRFKQVNDSVGIAVGDSILLTLARRLTRILKPQDTLARLAGDQFGLILLSEQDPARITAFAETIRKTIRAPIAFNDREIFLTASIGLALSDPQVQLTDEIIKDAELAMYHSKRIGGDRIDVYKPVMRARKTDRLTLESELRRAIERQEITILYQPIVRLEDRSIAGFEALSRWDHPKLGRMSPSEFISIAEETGLIVDLGMFVLDQTAKQLAIWQRAMRSRDPIFASVNVSSRQLLRHDLIHDIRTVLSRSSVARGTLKLELTESLVMENPEHAAQMLTRIRELGTGLSLDDFGTGHSSLAYLQRFPFDTIKIDQSFVRTTSRGTRPVILKSIIALAHDLGMDVVAEGAETDSDAVELYQMGCEYAQGFAFGEPMDADAAMRLLTEVRLEAAS is encoded by the coding sequence TTGCGTCTGATCAGGTGCCTCGCGCCCATAGCGCTGGGCCTCATGATTCTTGTCGGCGCGTGCCCGGCGCGCGCGCTTGACGCCGTCAGCGTCCGCAGCGACGCGCCCGCGATCGACCTTACCGGCGTTCTCGAACATCAACGCAGCGACACCGACCGCATCCAGGTCTCCACCGCGCCCGGCACCGATGGCATCGTCCGCCGCATCGAGGTACGCGCCCGCGAAGGCGGCCAGAACTGGGTGGTGTTCGCGCTCGCCAACAATACCGACGACCAGCTCGACCGCCTGATCGTCGCCCCGCATTATCGCATCGTGTCATCGGGCCTGCTGTGGCCCGACCTCGGGCTGTCGCGCATCGCGACCATCACGCCCTCGGTCGGCGACCGACCGGAGCGTCAGGAAAGCGCGACCGCAGACGTGTTCCGCATCACGCTCGACCCCGGCGCCGTCGTCACCTTCGTCGCGGAATTGCGCACCGACAAGCTGCCGCAGCTCTATCTGTGGGAGCCGGAGGCCTATAAGGACAAGGTCAACTCCTTCACGCTCTACCAGGGCATCGTGATCGGCATCTCCGGCCTGCTTGCACTGGTGCTGACCATCCTGTTCGTGGTGAAGGGCAGCATCATGTTCCCGGCGGCCGCGGCGCTGGCCTGGGCGGTGCTGGTCTATATCGGCGTCGATTTCGGCTTCTGGGGCAAGGTGCTCGACATGTCGAACAACGCCGAGCGCATCTGGCGCGCGGCGGGCGAGGCGATCCTCGCGGCGACGCTGCTGGTGTTCCTGTTCGCCTATCTCAACTTGAGCCGCTGGCATGTGCGCTATTCGCACATCACCGTGGGCTGGCTCGCGTTCCTGGGCTCGCTGGTCGCGCTCGCTTTGTTCGATCCGGCCGTGGCCTCCGGCATCGCGCGCATGTCGCTGGTGCTGATTGCCTTCGCCGGCTTTGCGCTGATCGTCTATCTCTCCACCCACGGCTTCGACCGCGCCGTGCTGCTGATCCCGACCTGGTTCCTGCTGGTGGTCTGGGTGGTCGCGGCCGGTATGACGGTCGCCGGCTCGGTCACCAACGACATCGTCGGTCCGGCGCTGCTCGGCGGCCTCGTACTGATCGTGATGCTGATCGGATTCACGGTGATGCAGCACGCCTTCGCCGGCGGTGGCGCCACCACCGGCGTCGTCTCCGACATCGAGCGGCGGGCGCTGGCGCTGGCCGGCTCCGGCGACCTGATCTGGGACTGGGACGTGTCGGCCGACAAGGTTTTCACCAGCCCCGAGACAGAGGCCCTGCTCGGCCTGAAGCGCGGCACGCTGGAAGGTCCGGCCGCGTCGTGGCTCGAGGTGCTGCATCCGCTCGACCAGGATCGCTTCCGCGCCGCGCTCGACAGCGTGCTCGACCAGCGCCGCGGCCGCCTGGTGCAGGACTTCCGCCTGCGCACGCCGGACGGTCACTTCATGTGGTTCGCGCTGAAGGCGCGTCCCGTGGTCGGCTCGGACGGCGAGGTTTCGCGCGTGGTCGGCACCCTCACCGACGTCACCGAGCTGCGCAACGCGGAAGAGCGCCTGCTGCACGACTCCGTGCACGACAACCTCACCGGCCTGCCCAACCGCAAACTGTTCATGGACCGGCTCGGCGCGGTCGCGCATTTCGCCAAGACCATGCCGACGCTACGGCCGACGCTGATGGTGATCGACCTCGACCGCTTCAAGCAGGTCAACGATTCCGTCGGTATCGCGGTCGGCGATTCCATCCTCTTAACGCTCGCCCGCCGCCTCACCCGCATCCTGAAGCCGCAGGATACGCTGGCGCGGCTTGCCGGCGACCAGTTCGGCCTGATCCTGCTGTCGGAGCAGGATCCCGCCCGCATCACCGCCTTCGCCGAGACCATCCGCAAGACGATCCGCGCGCCGATCGCCTTCAACGACCGCGAGATCTTCCTGACCGCCTCGATCGGCCTCGCTTTGTCCGATCCGCAAGTGCAGCTCACCGACGAGATCATCAAGGATGCTGAGCTTGCGATGTATCATTCCAAGCGCATCGGCGGCGACCGCATCGACGTCTACAAGCCGGTGATGCGCGCCCGCAAGACCGACCGGCTGACGCTGGAAAGCGAGCTGCGCCGCGCCATCGAGCGCCAGGAGATCACGATCTTGTACCAGCCGATCGTGCGGCTGGAGGATCGTTCGATCGCCGGCTTCGAGGCGCTGTCGCGTTGGGATCATCCCAAGCTCGGGCGCATGTCGCCGTCGGAGTTCATCAGCATCGCGGAAGAAACCGGCCTGATCGTCGATCTCGGCATGTTCGTGCTCGACCAGACCGCAAAGCAGCTCGCGATCTGGCAGCGCGCGATGCGCTCGCGCGATCCGATCTTCGCCTCCGTCAACGTCTCCTCGCGGCAGTTGCTGCGCCACGATCTCATCCACGACATCCGCACCGTGCTGTCGCGCTCCTCGGTCGCGCGCGGCACGCTGAAACTGGAGCTGACGGAATCGCTGGTGATGGAGAATCCCGAGCATGCGGCGCAGATGCTGACGCGGATTCGCGAGCTCGGCACCGGGCTCTCGCTCGACGATTTCGGCACCGGCCACTCCTCGCTCGCCTATCTGCAGCGATTCCCGTTCGACACAATCAAGATCGACCAGTCCTTCGTCCGCACCACCAGCCGCGGCACGCGGCCGGTGATCCTGAAGTCGATCATCGCGCTTGCGCACGATCTCGGCATGGATGTTGTCGCCGAAGGCGCCGAGACCGATTCCGACGCGGTCGAGCTGTACCAGATGGGCTGCGAATACGCGCAAGGCTTTGCCTTCGGCGAGCCGATGGATGCCGACGCCGCGATGCGGCTGCTCACCGAAGTGCGGCTGGAAGCGGCGAGCTGA
- a CDS encoding sensor domain-containing diguanylate cyclase codes for MLSGWREAMARRPWRISAKLLIISSVVTVIGFSAICVNVMLDMRRGEEALARQTLENLATTIEADISRNIEIYDLSLKAVASSMLLPEIGTVSKPIRQLILFDHATTARHFGAIQVFDAEGKLTIDASTLDPLPESRGDEDYFRVHRDNPGAGLFISRPMLFRGAYSIVLSRRISDTDGGFMGVVAGSIRFSYFHELFERLNLGPEDTITVLKRDRTIMMRRPFDLDVIGKNLSERQNWKADNLKAGGSFAGQGPIDETPRLYVRSSGASPLFVVAGKPLYVVFALWQTEALRIGVVVLVLALFMLGSTVVLAREIGRRAEAERKLEEMATTDALTGLRNRRKFDSVIDQEWRRAMRQQTPVALLMIDADHFKAYNDTFGHQAGDQVLIGIAICISDSVRRAGDCAARYGGEEFAVLLPNTSATDAFKIAEMIRAKVQGWSDDQTMSTVSCGVASIVPTAGLDWSILVNAADKALYAAKAGGRNQSVVASLPKLSLVA; via the coding sequence ATGCTGTCTGGATGGCGCGAAGCCATGGCCCGCCGGCCGTGGCGGATTTCGGCGAAGCTGCTGATCATCTCGTCGGTCGTGACGGTGATCGGCTTTTCCGCCATTTGCGTCAACGTCATGCTGGACATGCGGCGCGGCGAGGAGGCGCTCGCGCGCCAGACGCTGGAAAACCTGGCCACCACCATCGAGGCCGACATCAGCCGCAATATCGAGATCTATGACCTGTCGCTGAAGGCGGTCGCGAGCAGCATGCTGCTGCCCGAGATCGGGACCGTTTCGAAGCCGATCCGCCAGCTCATCCTGTTCGATCATGCCACTACGGCTAGGCACTTCGGCGCCATCCAGGTGTTCGATGCCGAAGGCAAGCTGACCATCGACGCCTCCACGCTCGATCCGCTGCCGGAGAGCCGCGGCGACGAGGACTATTTCAGGGTTCACCGCGACAATCCCGGCGCCGGACTGTTCATCAGCCGTCCGATGTTGTTCCGCGGCGCCTATTCGATCGTGCTGAGCCGACGCATCAGCGACACCGATGGCGGCTTCATGGGGGTCGTCGCCGGCTCGATCCGCTTCAGCTATTTCCACGAGCTGTTCGAGCGGTTGAACCTCGGGCCCGAGGACACCATCACCGTGCTCAAGCGCGACCGCACCATCATGATGCGGCGGCCGTTCGACCTCGACGTGATCGGCAAGAACCTGTCCGAGCGCCAGAACTGGAAGGCCGACAATCTGAAGGCCGGCGGCTCGTTCGCAGGACAGGGACCGATCGACGAAACGCCACGCCTCTACGTCCGCAGCAGCGGGGCCAGTCCGCTGTTCGTGGTGGCCGGCAAGCCGCTCTACGTGGTCTTTGCGCTGTGGCAGACGGAGGCCCTGCGCATCGGCGTCGTGGTGCTGGTGCTCGCACTTTTCATGCTGGGCTCGACGGTCGTGCTCGCCCGCGAGATCGGCCGGCGCGCCGAGGCCGAGCGCAAGCTCGAGGAGATGGCGACGACGGACGCGCTGACGGGCCTGCGCAACCGGCGCAAGTTCGATTCCGTCATCGACCAGGAATGGCGCCGCGCCATGCGCCAGCAGACGCCCGTCGCGCTTCTGATGATCGATGCCGATCACTTCAAGGCCTACAACGACACGTTCGGCCATCAGGCCGGAGACCAGGTGCTGATCGGCATCGCCATCTGCATTTCCGATTCGGTGCGTCGCGCCGGCGATTGCGCCGCGCGTTATGGCGGCGAGGAATTCGCCGTGCTGCTGCCGAACACCTCGGCGACCGACGCGTTCAAGATCGCCGAGATGATCCGCGCCAAGGTGCAAGGCTGGTCCGATGACCAGACGATGTCGACCGTGTCCTGCGGTGTTGCGAGCATCGTTCCCACTGCCGGCCTGGACTGGTCGATCCTGGTGAACGCCGCCGACAAGGCGCTCTACGCCGCCAAGGCCGGCGGCCGCAACCAGTCCGTGGTCGCGAGCCTGCCGAAGCTGTCGCTGGTGGCGTGA
- a CDS encoding UTP--glucose-1-phosphate uridylyltransferase: MKIRKAVFPVAGLGTRVLPATKAMPKEMLTIVDKPLIQYVYDEAKEAGIEHFIFVTGRNKNVIEDHFDRMFELDTTLAARGKKAEQEILTQNQPDAGAVSFTRQQAPLGLGHAVWCARDIVGNEPFAVVLPDELVLNAPGCLKQMIDTAATLGEKSNLLAVEAVPDHLTHQYGICGVGKRNGKMFEVDGMVEKPPKGTAPSNLSITGRYILQPEIFKILETQERGAGGEIQLTDAMIGLAKSQKFYGVEFEGERHDCGSKAGFLRANIAYGLKRPDLRDGLIAEMKKYLGQ; this comes from the coding sequence ATGAAAATCCGCAAAGCTGTATTCCCGGTCGCCGGCCTCGGCACCCGTGTCCTGCCCGCCACCAAGGCGATGCCCAAGGAGATGCTGACCATCGTCGACAAGCCGCTGATCCAGTACGTCTATGACGAGGCCAAGGAAGCGGGCATCGAGCATTTCATTTTCGTCACCGGCCGCAACAAGAACGTCATCGAAGATCATTTCGACCGGATGTTCGAGCTCGACACCACGCTCGCCGCGCGCGGCAAGAAGGCCGAGCAGGAGATTCTGACGCAGAACCAGCCGGATGCGGGCGCCGTCAGCTTCACCCGCCAGCAGGCACCGCTCGGCCTCGGCCATGCGGTCTGGTGCGCGCGCGACATCGTCGGCAACGAGCCGTTCGCGGTCGTGCTGCCCGACGAACTCGTGCTCAATGCGCCCGGCTGCCTGAAGCAGATGATCGACACGGCAGCGACGCTCGGTGAAAAATCCAACCTGCTCGCGGTCGAGGCGGTGCCGGATCATCTGACCCATCAATACGGCATCTGCGGCGTCGGCAAGCGCAACGGCAAGATGTTCGAGGTCGACGGCATGGTCGAGAAGCCGCCGAAGGGCACTGCGCCCTCCAATCTGTCGATCACCGGCCGCTACATTCTCCAGCCCGAGATCTTCAAGATCCTGGAGACCCAGGAGCGCGGCGCCGGCGGCGAGATCCAGCTCACCGACGCCATGATCGGGCTCGCCAAGTCGCAGAAGTTCTACGGCGTCGAGTTCGAGGGCGAGCGCCATGATTGCGGCTCCAAGGCCGGCTTCCTGCGCGCCAACATCGCCTACGGCCTGAAGCGCCCCGACCTGCGCGACGGCCTGATCGCGGAGATGAAGAAGTATCTGGGGCAGTAG